One genomic region from Neisseria weaveri encodes:
- the putA gene encoding bifunctional proline dehydrogenase/L-glutamate gamma-semialdehyde dehydrogenase PutA → MFDFAQHKSELRQAVTAAYRRNEAEAVADMLKQAEMSAEEKNAAAALARRLVTQVRANRTKASGVDALMHEFSLSSEEGVALMCLAEALLRIPDNETRNKLIQDKLAGADWKSHLNNSPSLFVNAAAWGLLITGKLTAATDEKSMGMALTRMLGKGGQPLIRKGVDYAMRLLGKQFVTGQTIEEALQNGKEREKLGYRFSFDMLGEAAMTQEDADRYYQDYVNAIHAIGKDAANAGVYEGNGISVKLSAIHPRYSRAQYDRVMGELLPRLKELFVLAKQYNIGLNIDAEEANRLELSLDLMEALVSDPDLAGYNGIGFVVQAYQKRCPFVIDYLIDLARRNNQKLMIRLVKGAYWDSEIKWAQVDGLEGYPVYTRKVHTDVSYLACARKLLAAQDAVFPQFATHNAYTLAAIYEMGKGKDFEHQCLHGMGETLYDQVVGPQNLGRRVRIYAPVGTHETLLAYLVRRLLENGANSSFVNQIVDEKVSIDDLIKCPLETAAQTQGTMHAALPLPRNLYGKGRLNSQGLDLSNEFVLKQLQQDMNEAANQTWHAESVAAVPVENRQPHAVKNPADHHDVVGQAAFIQTASIANVIGAAKAAEREWAGKMPSERAECLRRFADLLESHTPALMMLAVREAGKTLNNAIAEVREAVDFCRYYANEAETTCSGRLPVGTIVAVSPWNFPLAIFIGEVVAALAVGNTVVAKPAEQTSLIAHYAVRLLHSAGVPTNVLQLVLGAGEAGAALTQDDRINGVIFTGSTEVAKLINQSLAKREDNPVLIAETGGQNAMIVDSTALAEQVCMDVLNSAFDSAGQRCSALRVLCVQEDVADRMLKMIKGAMRELRVGNPIDLKTDVGPVIDMEAQQNLLSHINRMKGVAKAYHEIALPENAENSTFVAPILFELNNLNDLQREVFGPVLHVVRYRANQLDSLIDQINSKGYALTHGIHSRIDSTIEHISRRIEAGNIYVNRNIVGAVVGVQPFGGHGLSGTGPKAGGAFYLQRLSQGKHWEIPAVSKPGVAEEKYLAVLENLMRQMGFSHEQKVQLGGLMGQARVHNLREAEQMLPGPTGEYNCARWHAPKQIWLYGGNIEQSFAAWIALAAAGVKVIVNQNHPLAIWREHSDGLLTVSTQNIPAGISHLIALEALDIELKQQIALQDGAIIKVLDATSGLDILQVFEEVSLSVNTTAAGGNASLMAMSEV, encoded by the coding sequence ATGTTTGATTTTGCCCAACATAAATCAGAGTTGCGTCAGGCTGTTACGGCAGCGTACAGACGAAATGAGGCTGAAGCGGTAGCCGATATGCTGAAACAGGCGGAGATGAGTGCGGAAGAAAAAAACGCCGCTGCCGCTCTTGCCCGCCGTTTGGTTACGCAGGTTCGTGCGAACCGTACCAAAGCCAGCGGTGTGGATGCGCTGATGCACGAATTCTCTTTGTCGAGCGAGGAAGGCGTGGCTTTGATGTGCCTGGCTGAAGCTTTATTGCGTATTCCGGATAATGAAACGCGTAATAAATTGATTCAGGATAAATTGGCCGGTGCGGATTGGAAAAGCCATCTGAATAACAGCCCGTCTTTGTTTGTGAATGCGGCGGCTTGGGGTTTGTTGATTACCGGTAAATTGACAGCGGCAACAGACGAGAAAAGCATGGGTATGGCGTTGACGCGTATGTTGGGTAAGGGCGGTCAGCCTTTGATCCGAAAAGGCGTTGATTATGCAATGCGCCTGCTCGGTAAACAGTTTGTAACCGGACAGACTATCGAAGAAGCACTGCAAAACGGTAAAGAGCGGGAAAAACTGGGCTACCGTTTTTCCTTCGATATGTTGGGCGAAGCGGCAATGACTCAGGAAGATGCCGACCGATATTATCAAGATTACGTCAATGCCATCCACGCAATCGGTAAAGATGCGGCTAATGCCGGTGTTTATGAGGGTAACGGTATTTCCGTGAAGCTGTCGGCGATTCATCCGCGTTATTCACGCGCGCAGTATGACCGTGTAATGGGCGAACTGCTGCCGCGCTTGAAAGAGCTGTTTGTCTTGGCAAAACAATACAATATCGGTTTGAACATCGATGCAGAAGAAGCCAATCGTTTGGAGTTGTCTTTGGATTTGATGGAGGCTTTGGTTTCCGACCCTGACTTGGCTGGCTATAACGGAATCGGTTTTGTAGTTCAGGCCTATCAAAAGCGTTGCCCGTTTGTAATTGATTATTTGATTGATTTGGCGCGTAGAAATAATCAGAAGTTGATGATCCGTTTGGTAAAAGGTGCGTATTGGGACAGTGAAATCAAATGGGCGCAGGTTGATGGTTTGGAAGGCTATCCTGTTTACACGCGCAAAGTACACACCGACGTTTCTTATTTGGCTTGTGCGCGTAAGTTGTTAGCTGCGCAAGATGCGGTTTTTCCGCAGTTTGCTACGCATAATGCTTATACTTTGGCAGCCATTTATGAAATGGGTAAAGGAAAAGATTTTGAACACCAATGCCTGCACGGTATGGGTGAGACTTTGTACGACCAAGTGGTCGGTCCGCAAAATTTAGGCCGTAGGGTGCGTATTTATGCGCCTGTCGGTACGCATGAAACTTTATTGGCCTATTTGGTCCGCCGTTTGTTGGAAAACGGTGCGAACTCCTCATTTGTTAATCAAATTGTGGATGAGAAAGTCAGTATTGATGATTTGATTAAGTGTCCTTTGGAAACGGCGGCACAAACGCAAGGAACGATGCATGCCGCTTTGCCTTTGCCACGTAATCTTTATGGTAAAGGCCGTCTGAATTCCCAAGGCTTGGATTTAAGCAATGAGTTTGTTTTAAAACAATTGCAGCAGGATATGAATGAAGCTGCAAACCAAACTTGGCATGCAGAATCTGTTGCGGCGGTTCCGGTAGAAAACCGACAGCCGCATGCAGTTAAAAATCCTGCGGATCATCACGATGTTGTCGGTCAAGCCGCATTTATTCAGACGGCCTCTATTGCAAACGTTATTGGAGCGGCAAAAGCAGCGGAGCGGGAATGGGCCGGAAAAATGCCGTCTGAACGGGCGGAGTGTTTGCGCCGTTTTGCCGATTTATTGGAAAGCCATACTCCCGCATTGATGATGCTGGCGGTACGGGAAGCCGGTAAAACTTTGAATAACGCGATTGCCGAGGTTCGGGAAGCGGTGGACTTCTGCCGTTATTATGCGAATGAAGCAGAGACAACGTGTTCAGGCCGTTTGCCGGTCGGAACGATTGTGGCCGTCAGCCCGTGGAATTTCCCGTTGGCGATTTTTATCGGAGAAGTGGTAGCGGCTTTGGCTGTGGGCAATACTGTGGTTGCCAAGCCTGCGGAACAAACCAGTTTGATTGCACATTATGCCGTCCGTTTGCTGCATTCTGCAGGTGTTCCTACCAATGTTTTGCAGTTGGTGTTGGGCGCAGGCGAAGCGGGTGCGGCGTTAACTCAGGATGATCGTATTAACGGCGTCATCTTTACCGGTTCGACCGAAGTGGCCAAGTTGATTAATCAATCTTTGGCAAAACGCGAAGACAATCCGGTGTTGATTGCAGAAACAGGCGGTCAAAATGCCATGATTGTCGACAGCACGGCTTTGGCTGAGCAGGTTTGTATGGATGTATTGAATTCGGCTTTTGACAGTGCCGGTCAGCGTTGTTCCGCATTGCGCGTGTTATGTGTGCAAGAAGATGTTGCCGACCGAATGTTGAAAATGATTAAAGGTGCGATGCGCGAATTGCGTGTCGGTAATCCTATCGATTTGAAAACCGATGTCGGCCCCGTTATCGATATGGAAGCGCAGCAAAATCTGTTGTCACATATCAACCGAATGAAAGGCGTGGCTAAGGCTTATCACGAAATTGCATTGCCCGAAAATGCCGAAAATTCAACTTTTGTTGCGCCGATTTTATTTGAGTTAAACAACTTAAACGATTTGCAGCGCGAAGTATTCGGCCCCGTTTTACATGTTGTGCGTTATCGTGCCAACCAGCTGGATAGTCTGATAGATCAAATCAACAGCAAAGGTTACGCGCTTACACACGGTATTCACAGCCGCATCGACAGTACAATCGAGCATATCAGCCGCCGTATTGAAGCCGGTAATATTTATGTTAACCGCAATATTGTGGGGGCAGTAGTTGGTGTTCAGCCGTTCGGAGGACACGGTTTGTCGGGAACAGGGCCTAAAGCAGGCGGTGCCTTCTATCTGCAGCGCTTGAGTCAAGGTAAACATTGGGAGATTCCTGCGGTATCCAAACCGGGCGTAGCAGAGGAAAAATATTTGGCTGTTTTGGAAAACTTAATGCGCCAAATGGGTTTTTCCCATGAGCAAAAGGTTCAGTTGGGCGGCCTGATGGGACAAGCTAGAGTGCATAATTTACGTGAGGCTGAGCAGATGTTGCCGGGGCCGACGGGGGAATACAACTGTGCACGTTGGCATGCGCCTAAGCAGATTTGGCTGTATGGCGGCAATATCGAACAATCTTTTGCTGCTTGGATTGCTTTGGCGGCAGCTGGTGTGAAAGTTATTGTTAATCAAAACCATCCTTTGGCA